From the genome of Tripterygium wilfordii isolate XIE 37 chromosome 6, ASM1340144v1, whole genome shotgun sequence:
AGGTAAAATCAAGGAGATGAAGAATGTCCATCTCCACTCAAGTCTTTCTTTAGTAATTGAGTAATCGAAAAtgatattatataaatttacGTTTTGGACGTTCGATATAGGTCTAAATTCTTTGATCTTTCGGTAGATCCCAGAGTGTTAATGTAATGGGTGAATTTAGATCTctgttttttaatatataaaaaatgaaattttggtTCTCCAATTGTTTTGTCAAGAATCAAGTAAAAACGGTTGGATGCAAATGCCATGCCGGCTTAAACGCGTAACGACTTCTCTGACAAAAAGAGAGGCGTATCATGCAATGTTTGAGGAGCACTAAAAGACAAATTACTAGTATtctataataaaacaaaatttgataaattaaaattttaaaaaaatagaattttgAAAATGATCACGACCGTTGGATCGCACTATTGTTGTTCTTCTTTCTAAACACAACCTCCGTATCCAACCCGAACCCGTCAACCTTCCTGCTATGAATCATCTCCGATTCCTTGAACATCTCCACAAGAGGTTCCACACTAAACAGATCGTTTGCCGAGTACTTATCAGATCGTCTAGATAAAGCCACATGTAATACACACACTCCGCCTGGCTTCAACGTCCGCTCGATCTCCCCAACAAACTTGTGCGGGTAAAGCGCGTGGTCAAACACGTTCGAGAACTCGAAATCGAAAGTCTCGTCTTCGAACGGCTGGTGATGGAAGTCGCCTTTGATCACGAGCGGCGGGTAGGGCACCAGGTCGATTCCCACCGAGTCGGACACTCCCACCCGCCTCAACGCCTCCACCTCTTGCCCGACTCGCGCGCCGATACATAGCGATCTCGAATCGTTGAAGAGGAGATTCCTCTTCTGCAAATCGTGGAAGAATTCTGCGAAGACTTGGATTTTGCGGTCCCAATCACGGGTCGTCCATATTTTTCGAAGCTTAGGATTAAGAGTTTTGTTGAGTTGTCGCTGTATGTAGGAATCGTAGGAGGCGTATCCGGGTCGGATCCTGATACCAGGCGGTTGTTGTTCAGTGGTTGCGGTTCGATTGcggagagagaagaagatgagaaggAACGGGatagagaggaggagagaggagaggaagTATCGGATTATGGAGGGTTTTTGGTTTGCAGGTGTTGATTTCATCATGTCTGCAATGCATGAAAGAGAGCTGTAGCTTTCTTTTGCATGAAAGAGAGACGTGATTGGATGgtgagaaaagaagagaaaataaagaagaaagagCGAGAGAATTGCCGTttgtttgtatgtatgtatgatcacgtatttgtttttgttggcgATTGCAACATATCGATGATACCATAGTGGGGTTAACACGGTAATTAcaattttttgtattatttgatTGATAGTTTTAACGTTAAAATATGGAATTGCGTGGCACAAAGTGTAAACATACATGGAGAGGTTGGTGATGCACCAACCGATGATACCTAAGTGGACTTAACACGGTGTTGGTCGTCTTCTGTGTTGGACATGAGATCTCCAATTCTAGTTGCTTCAGACACTCAGCCATACCAAGTGTTCCAAAAATGTGTTGATTATCTTTTGCGTTGGACAAAAGATGTACAAATTTCGGACGAGCGTTTGAGTTATGGATGATATGTGTGTGTTCAAATGTGTCAGGATTTATTGTCATTCCAAAGATTCTTGATGAAAGGGTTGCatcaaatctgacttgttcACCAAACCAATTGTGTGCAGTCTAAAAATATAAAGATGTTTGTTCGATGTTGCCTTCCAGGAAAAGGATTTAGAATTTATTTTGTGTCAAACTGAAAAACTAAAAGAGGAGACATGATACTAACATCATAATGAAATAACTTCTATTAAAATGAAATGACAAAAAACACATTGTTGGAatgcatcaagaatttcattgaATGAGAATACAACCTAGAATGTATTAGGACATGGTTTACAAGCTAAATCATAAACATAGCCGCATAGGCTTGGAAAGTAAATGACTAAGCTAGAAACTAGTTGGCCGGAAccatgctaattgaaaagatatGTGATCGGAGTCATTACCTAAGAAAGCAGTAAAGATTTGCAGTCTCATAGTTTGTGTTTGACGCGGCATAATTGTAGActtcttttcttcctccttttATACTCTTCATCGTAACCATGGTGATCTTCAACTCATGTTCCCTTAACACGTTCTTGACATGTGTAAACACGAAGGATCATGGGGAACTGCTATCTTGCTTATTACTGGGATTATCGCGTAAtagctcacaagtcacaacaagCGCATCTCGTAAGGGTGTAAACCAATTGAGTCGATTGAGTTTAAGAGCGTTCATGTTCATTTTTTtaagtatttaattaattcGAGCTTTTAAAAAGTTTCAAAATTATTATTCGAGTTCAGCTCGTTTAATTGCCTTAATGTTTGAGCTCGAGATACTTCGAGTAAAAGAGCTTGAATGTGCTCATGAACAAGTTCACGAGCTTTAAAGAGCCGAGCCGAACTCGACGAACGCTTGGATCGTTTATACTCCCAAGCACATGGACATTCTATGTACAGAGTTTGGTTAAAATCCAACCTACAACCATTAGGGTAGGAGTTGGTTCCTACTAAATACTTACTATTGATGTGTTTATTCATACTTTTATACTGTAATTGGTGTAATTTAAGCAACTAAGAGTTGAATATGAATGGATTAGTTCGAACAAAAGGAAAACGCAATAAATAAAATAGTAATTATTAGTAAAAGTAAAAGTGCAAAGTATGATTACTTTACCGACTTGATCATGTTCTTTCGTTGAGAAAAGGAATTGAGATATTGATATGCTTGGAACGAAGGGCGGAGCCCACATTGGCATCTTGTCTCTATTTTGgggtgagaaaaaaaaatcactttcgAGTTATTTTGGGTCCGACAACAgtacgtgtttatgaaatatttatatattcgaATCTTAATtttgattggtttaaattcggacTAGTAAGTCATGTTATAACCTAATCTGGGTTGTTATGGTCTAGACAAGATGTCTGTGTTTGAATCCAAATTTCAGACACATAACTTAAGTCAAATTTTAGTTTAATCCGGTTCGGACAAATTCGATCTTTTAGACCGGACAGAATTTTGACACCTCTATATATATTTCGTCTTTACTATTAGGTTGTTTCAGTGTCCAGAAAATAAAACTACAGGTTGCATACAAATATGCTgaattcaaacaaacaatgaATCTACCTGCTGAAATTAGTCTTATTGCATTGGAAAACTCTTTTTtgtatccctaacaatttcttctaTAACCAGTTATAACAGTATTacattatctaattacattaaaGTACGTTATTACATTATCTAATTACATGATATGACATGATTgattatgactgaatttgtttGGCTGATTATGATCGAATTTGTTAGGAATATGTAGCGATGCCGTATTGCAATCAAAATACATATATCATCATAGACCAAAAAAGAGCAGTAGAGGCTTCATTATAATaaggttttttcttctttttttttcaattacaaGTGACTTAATTTGCACTATCATAACCAAACCCAAATCACTCAGACCTCATCCTGTTGATCTGGTTCAAAGCAGGTTGCAGAATGTTGTACAAAACCCACAGAATCGCAGGTGTTACAACGAAAAGCAGCAGCTGACCTCTGTTGTCACTGGTGGCACCATCAGCAATCATAGCAATTTCACCAGCAGATGCATCTGGTGTTCCCATTAAACCAGCTAAACCACCAAGCCCAACCCCAATTAGAACCCCCTTTGTGCTCCTCATGCGGCTGATCTGGTTCAGTGCTGGTTGAAGAATATTGAACAGAACCCACGCAATCGCTGGGATAATTGGTAGCAACAGAGCAATCCCACGGTTGTCTCCTTCAGCAATCTCAGCGATTTGTTGGGCTGCAAAGGCCGCGTCACATGAGCTCAAGCTGGAAAATATTGCGCCAGCAATTGCAGCTCCAGCAagggaagatgatgatgattggagcTGATCAGTTGGTTTTGAGATGGTTAGGCCCTTTGGGAGGTTCTGAAGGGAGAGAAGTGAAGTGGGTTTTGAGAATGGCTTGGTGGGATTGCTGTTTTTGGAAGAGCAAATCGTCGAACACTTTGCGTGCAGGATTGCCATTGTTGTAGCCATAGTTGCTGCCATCTATGACTGGTTAGTTCTGTAAGCTTAGAAGTTTCTTCTGATGGAGCTTCAAGAGTATTgtgtgagagagaaaaatggaGAGTGGATTAAAGCCAAGTCAGGAAAATTTGGTCCAATGAAAATTTGTTCACTGGATTGTTCTCTTATCCACAGACTGGAAATGGTGAGATATGGACCTCAAATTCCATAATCCATACCCCACTTCAGAGTTTCTTATCACTGCCTTTTTTAACTTGACTCTACAGTTAGCTATCAACACATTTTGGAATTCCTCTCACTGATTAAATTCAGAATATGGATTAGATAGTgaagaaatatatatagatTAGATAGTGAACATCATCTTTGAGACCAGGGTTCAAGTCCCATTCtctgtttaaaaaataaataaatagtgaAGATAACATAGAATTTTCATCAGTTTTGTAAATAATCCCTGTCTACAAAAGTAGTGAGATTATTTAACTGGGTTCACTGCAGTGCTGAGGCCCAGTATCCTCTCAAAGTAAGGCTGTATCAGTCAAATGGGCTCAGATATGATAATATATGTGGACTAACTGGACCAAGCTGAGGAGGAATTTAGCAAGCCCAATTTTTTTTGATGGGCCGTATTTGGTCTTATTGTCTTTGCTTCGATTATTCAACAAGACCACCACCAAGGCAAGAATTGCTTAAATCTTTGGCTAAATTAACTCTAGTCAATGATTAGAAGTAGaactatagttttttttttttttttttttttccctctgtaTATAGTGAGCTTGGTTATCTAGCCCCAACGTGAATTATACAGAGATCTTTAGGCTTGAGTTTATACACAGGATAATACTCGATACCCTCAAATATTGATCATACACATATATGATTTTGACTGTAACATTTCTCATAACCTTAAATATTGATCCATTTAACTCTCAATTTATGTGACAGGGGAAATATTTATgataaacaaaaatttaaggTCTCCTAAATACTCAAAAGAgtttaaatttcacaaaaaaaaaaaaaaatagggtctCCTAAATGTTCAACGGATGTAAAATGAGGGTTAGAAATTGGGAGAAAACATTTTCCTTAAAGGcaagatatttttatttatttattaaaataatttccacttcttcttcctcatctatTACCGCCTCTAGACATAAGCAACTCCCAGAACTCGTGAAGAGCTCTTTAGTTTCtgaaaaaaattagggtttttaattaattgaacaaaaatgttcaCCTTTTTATCATTACAACCAAACATAGTACTCTCTCCTTTCCCGAACCGGACAGGAACCTCGTACTCTCTCCTTCATCGGACTCAGTTTTCTGGAATTTCCGACCACAGGCCGTCTCTTCGAGGGTCGCTCCACGTGGCGCGTTCGGGGTTCATGCCGGGCATGCTACCCGACCCGGATGGAGCTGAGGGTGCGATTAAGGAGTTGTTTGGCAGAGCTGAGAGCATCCTCTACACGATTGCAGATGTAGCTGTTTCAACGACGGATACTGTTAATGCTACCACCAAACAGAACAACGATTGGTTTTCTGGTATCACCTATTACATGGAGAGTGTTCTGAAGGTGCTTGTTTTTTGGGTGgttccgatttttttttttttttttttgaggtgtGTAGTTGTACTAGTTGAGttaattgattgaattttttgGTTCTGTGTCCAATTTCAGGTGCTAAAGGATGGGCTTTCTACCTTACATGTCCCATATGCTTATGGGTTTGCTATAATTATGCTCACTGTTCTTGTAAAGGCTGCAACATTTCCTCTGACCAAGAAACaggtcctttttttttcaaaatttcttttttaagtttgattccTTGATTCGTAAATGCTTATTGGTGTGTGTTTTAATTGTTGGAATTTTGCTAAATCAGTTTTATGGGTTGGAATATTCCATTGGGAACACTATTGATGTTGATGTTGTAGTTAGTGATACACTGATACGGGGTTTAACCTACACAGGTAGAATCTGCAATGGCTATGCGGTCCTTTCAGCCTCAAGTGAAGGCTATTCAGCAACGGTATGCTGGAGATCAGGTGAAAGTTCTCTCAGTTTTTATGTGTTATAACTCCAGCTGCCGAATAGGTGGTACGGAATGTTGCATGCAGGAAAAGATAtaatttgatttagtttccttggGATTGTGATTAGATTTATCTTGTTGTGAGAAAGGATTTTACCACAAATACTGGTTCATAATCGTTTTTGCAAATTG
Proteins encoded in this window:
- the LOC120000407 gene encoding uncharacterized protein LOC120000407, which encodes MMKSTPANQKPSIIRYFLSSLLLSIPFLLIFFSLRNRTATTEQQPPGIRIRPGYASYDSYIQRQLNKTLNPKLRKIWTTRDWDRKIQVFAEFFHDLQKRNLLFNDSRSLCIGARVGQEVEALRRVGVSDSVGIDLVPYPPLVIKGDFHHQPFEDETFDFEFSNVFDHALYPHKFVGEIERTLKPGGVCVLHVALSRRSDKYSANDLFSVEPLVEMFKESEMIHSRKVDGFGLDTEVVFRKKNNNSAIQRS
- the LOC120000531 gene encoding photosystem II core complex proteins psbY, chloroplastic-like codes for the protein MAATMATTMAILHAKCSTICSSKNSNPTKPFSKPTSLLSLQNLPKGLTISKPTDQLQSSSSSLAGAAIAGAIFSSLSSCDAAFAAQQIAEIAEGDNRGIALLLPIIPAIAWVLFNILQPALNQISRMRSTKGVLIGVGLGGLAGLMGTPDASAGEIAMIADGATSDNRGQLLLFVVTPAILWVLYNILQPALNQINRMRSE